The following proteins are encoded in a genomic region of Gemmatimonas sp.:
- a CDS encoding DUF2256 domain-containing protein, with product MPSRESKRPRDGGVRGQGVNGHPDKLCARCGRPFSWRKKWERDWANVRYCSDKCRMGKGAG from the coding sequence ATGCCTTCACGAGAATCCAAACGCCCGCGCGACGGCGGCGTCCGCGGCCAAGGCGTAAACGGCCACCCCGATAAACTCTGCGCCCGCTGCGGCCGGCCCTTCAGCTGGCGCAAAAAGTGGGAGCGCGACTGGGCGAACGTGCGTTACTGCAGCGACAAGTGCCGGATGGGGAAGGGGGCGGGGTGA
- a CDS encoding GAF domain-containing sensor histidine kinase: MSSPHSSHDPAHFPASTEDLLYSDYRKTEELGTLRQVARALAAETNSQSVLRTLCELSMVRGRASGAAVAELSGDNGVYVACSGRTTELLSMTFPLEGTVTGRVANELRAITILSPDASSPFFAELLPRLGIGPILLLPLLANGQLFGVLSISRDTGHPQFDHTDEERLSVMADLAALALWKARLLEDARSADAAKTSLLATLSHELRTPLTALEGYSELLEDQILGPLSPEQQDVVMRLRTVGRHLGSLIEDILTYASLEADRLTPRNATVRVPELLDSLHPFIEPLAREKGIEFSIDLETGLPSMHTDEARVRQILLNLCQNAVKFTEEGAVSVRVTRGSPLADGAATVRFAVRDSGIGIEPTDMQRLFRPFSQIENVPAGRHRGTGLGLYIARRLATMLGGRIEVVSRPGEGSVFTLVVPVTH, translated from the coding sequence ATGTCCAGTCCGCACAGTTCCCACGACCCGGCCCACTTTCCGGCCAGCACGGAAGATCTCCTCTATTCCGACTATCGGAAAACGGAGGAGCTCGGTACCCTCCGCCAAGTGGCCCGCGCCTTGGCGGCCGAGACGAACTCGCAAAGCGTATTGCGTACCTTATGTGAGCTTTCAATGGTACGTGGACGAGCAAGTGGCGCTGCAGTGGCGGAATTAAGTGGTGATAATGGCGTGTACGTCGCCTGTTCCGGCAGAACGACAGAGCTACTCTCGATGACCTTCCCGCTGGAAGGCACGGTCACTGGACGCGTCGCCAACGAGCTGCGAGCCATCACGATCCTGTCGCCGGATGCTAGCTCCCCGTTCTTCGCCGAGCTGCTGCCGCGCCTGGGCATCGGGCCGATTCTGCTCCTCCCGCTGTTGGCCAACGGCCAGTTGTTCGGCGTGCTCTCGATTTCACGCGATACCGGGCACCCGCAGTTCGACCACACCGACGAAGAACGGCTGAGTGTGATGGCCGACCTCGCCGCACTGGCGCTTTGGAAGGCGCGACTCTTGGAAGACGCACGGTCGGCCGACGCCGCCAAGACCAGCCTTTTAGCGACATTATCGCACGAGCTTCGCACGCCTTTAACGGCACTAGAGGGGTACAGCGAACTTTTAGAGGACCAGATTCTCGGTCCGTTGTCGCCCGAACAGCAGGATGTCGTCATGCGGCTGCGGACGGTGGGACGGCACCTGGGCTCGCTCATCGAGGACATTCTCACCTACGCCTCGCTCGAAGCCGACCGGCTCACGCCGCGTAACGCGACCGTGCGCGTGCCCGAACTGCTCGATTCGCTGCACCCGTTCATCGAACCACTGGCCCGTGAAAAGGGGATCGAGTTTTCGATTGACTTGGAAACGGGGCTGCCGTCGATGCACACCGACGAGGCCCGTGTGCGGCAGATCCTGCTCAACCTCTGCCAGAACGCGGTGAAGTTCACCGAAGAGGGCGCCGTGTCGGTGCGCGTGACCCGTGGCTCCCCGCTGGCCGATGGCGCCGCCACGGTCCGGTTTGCGGTGCGCGACAGCGGGATCGGCATCGAGCCCACCGACATGCAGCGGCTTTTTCGCCCCTTCTCCCAGATCGAGAACGTGCCGGCGGGACGGCATCGGGGTACCGGATTGGGGCTCTACATCGCACGCCGGCTCGCCACCATGCTCGGCGGGCGCATCGAGGTCGTGTCGCGCCCCGGCGAAGGGTCGGTGTTCACCCTCGTCGTGCCCGTGACGCACTGA